One genomic segment of Tursiops truncatus isolate mTurTru1 chromosome 4, mTurTru1.mat.Y, whole genome shotgun sequence includes these proteins:
- the USP16 gene encoding ubiquitin carboxyl-terminal hydrolase 16 isoform X1, producing the protein MGKKRTKGKTVPIDDSSESLEPMCRHIRKGLEQGNLKKALVNVEWNICQDCKTDNKVKDKSEEETEENSSVWLCLKCGHQGCGRNSQEQHALKHYMTPRSEPHCLVLSLDNWSVWCYLCDDEVQYCNSNRLGQVVDYVRKQAGITAPKSAAKDSGNIELENKKLEKESKNEQEREKKENVAKENPSMNSTSQITVKGLSNLGNTCFFNAVMQNLSQTPVLRELLKEVKMSGTIVKIEPPDLALTEPLEINLEPPGPLTLAMSQFLNEMQETKKGIVTPRELFSQVCKKAVRFKGYQQQDSQELLRYLLDGMRAEEHQRVSKGILKAFGNSTEKLDEELKNKVKDYEKKKSVPSFVDRVFGGELTSTIMCDECRTVSLVHESFLDLSLPVLDDQSGKKSINDKNLKKTMDDEDKESEEEKDNDSYIKERNDILSGTSKHLQKKAKKQAKKQAKNQRRQQKIQGKVLHLNDVYAIDHPEGNECEVEMSLQREVDIKSNHISQEEVIHKEYCVNQKDLNGHEKMIESVTDNQKSTEEVDMKNVNMDNDLKVLASPAECTRNLNGAYMKEGSNGEVDISSGFKNLNLNAALQPDEINLEILNDDHTPGTKVYEVVNEDPETAFCTLANREAFSTDECSIQHCLYQFTRNEKLRDANKLLCEVCTRRQYSGPKANIKGEKKHVYTNAKKQMLISLAPPVLTLHLKRFQQAGFNLRKVNRHIKFPEILDLAPFCTLKCKNVAEENKRVLYSLYGVVEHSGTMRSGHYTAYAKARSANSHLSNLVLHGDILQDFEMDSTKGQWFHISDTHVQAVPTTKVLNSQAYLLFYERIL; encoded by the exons GGCTGCGGCAGAAATTCTCAGGAGCAGCATGCCTTGAAGCACTATATGACTCCGAGATCTGAACCTCATTGTCTGGTTCTTAGTTTGGACAACTGGAGTGTATG GTGTTACCTATGTGATGATGAGGTCCAGTATTGTAATTCAAACCGATTGGGTCAGGTGGTTGATTATGTTAGAAAACAAGCCGGTATTACAGCTCCAAAATCAG cagcaaaaGATAGTGGTAATAttgaacttgaaaataaaaaactagaaaaggagagtaaaaatgaacaagagagagaaaaaaaggaaaacgtgGCTAAAGAAAATCCTTCCATGAATTCTACTTCCCAAATAACTGTGAAAGGACTCAGTAATTTGGGAAATACATGTTTCTTCAATGCAGTTATGCAG AATTTGTCACAAACACCCGTGCTTAGAGAACtactaaaagaagtaaaaatgtctgGAACAATTGTAAAAATTGAACCACCTGATTTGGCATTAACA GAACCCTTAGAAATAAACCTTGAGCCTCCAGGCCCTCTTACTTTAGCCATGAGCCAGTTTCTTAATGAGATGCAAGAGACCAAAAAGGGAATCGTGACACCTAGAGAACTCTTTTCTCAGGTCTGTAAAAA aGCAGTGCGATTTAAAGGCTATCAGCAGCAAGACAGCCAGGAGCTGCTTCGCTATTTATTGGATGGAATGAGAGCAGAAGAACATCAA agAGTGAGTAAAGGAATTCTTAAAGCATTTGGTAATTCTACTGAAAAATTGGATGAAgagctaaaaaataaagttaaag attatgaaaagaaaaaatcagtacCAAGTTTCGTGGACCGAGTATTTGGTGGTGAACTAACTAGTACAATCATGTGTGATGAATGCAGAACT GTCTCCTTGGTTCATGAATCGTTCCTTGATTTGTCTCTACCGGTTTTAGACGATCAG AGTGGTAAGAAAAgtataaatgataaaaatctgaaaaagaccATGGATGATGAAGATaaagaaagtgaggaagaaaaagataatgaCAGTTACATAAAGGAGAGAAATGATATTCTTTCAGGAACAAGTAAGCACTtacagaaaaaagcaaagaagcaagCCAAAAAGCAAGCCAAG AACCAACGAAGGCAACAAAAAATTCAAGGAAAGGTTCTTCATTTAAATGATGTCTATGCCATTGACCATCCTGAAGGTAATGAATGTGAAGTTGAAATGTCACTTCAGCGAGAAGTGGATATTAAATCCAACCATATTTCACAAGAGGAAGTTATACATAAAGAATATTGTGTTAATCAGAAAGATTTGAATGGCCATGAAAAAATGATAGAAAGTGTAACTGACAATCAAAAATCCACAGAGGAAGTAGATATGAAAAATGTCAACATGGATAATGATCTGAAGGTTTTGGCATCTCCTGCTGAATGTACTAGGAATTTAAATGGTGCCTACATGAAGGAAGGGAGCAATGGAGAAGTGGACATTTCCAGTGGATTTAAGAACCTTAACTTGAATGCTGCTCTTCAACCTGACGAAATAAATTTAGAGATTCTGAATGACGATCATACTCCCGGGACGAAAGTATATGAGGTTGTAAACGAAGATCCAGAAACTGCTTTCTGTACTCTTGCAAACAGGGAAGCTTTCAGTACTGATGAATGTTCAATCCAACATTGTTTATATCAGTTCACCCGAAATGAGAAACTTCGAGATGCTAATAAACTGCTTTGTGAAGTGTGCACACGGAGACAATATAGTGGACCAAAGGCAAATATAAAAG GTGAGAAGAAACACGTTTACACCAATGCTAAGAAGCAGATGCTAATTTCCCTTGCTCCTCCTGTTCTCACTCTTCACTTAAAGAGATTTCAGCAG GCTGGTTTTAACCTACGCAAAGTTAACAGACatataaaatttccagaaatCTTAGATTTGGCTCCTTTTTGTACCCTTAAATGTAAG aatgttgctgaagaaaataaaagggtaCTATATTCCTTATATGGAGTCGTTGAACACAGTGGTACCATGAGGTCGGGGCATTACACTGCCTATGCCAAGGCAAGATCTGCAAACAGTCATCTCTCTAATCTTGTTCTCCACGGTGATATTCTACAGG ATTTTGAAATGGACTCAACCAAAGGACAGTGGTTTCACATCAGCGACACACATGTGCAAGCTGTGCCTACAACTAAAGTACTAAATTCACAGGCTTACCTCCTATTTTATGAGAGAATACTGTAA
- the USP16 gene encoding ubiquitin carboxyl-terminal hydrolase 16 isoform X5: MGKKRTKGKTVPIDDSSESLEPMCRHIRKGLEQGNLKKALVNVEWNICQDCKTDNKVKDKSEEETEENSSVWLCLKCGHQGCGRNSQEQHALKHYMTPRSEPHCLVLSLDNWSVWCYLCDDEVQYCNSNRLGQVVDYVRKQAGITAPKSAAKDSGNIELENKKLEKESKNEQEREKKENVAKENPSMNSTSQITVKGLSNLGNTCFFNAVMQNLSQTPVLRELLKEVKMSGTIVKIEPPDLALTEPLEINLEPPGPLTLAMSQFLNEMQETKKGIVTPRELFSQVCKKAVRFKGYQQQDSQELLRYLLDGMRAEEHQRVSKGILKAFGNSTEKLDEELKNKVKDYEKKKSVPSFVDRVFGGELTSTIMCDECRTVSLVHESFLDLSLPVLDDQSGKKSINDKNLKKTMDDEDKESEEEKDNDSYIKERNDILSGTSKHLQKKAKKQAKKQAKNQRRQQKIQGKVLHLNDVYAIDHPEGNECEVEMSLQREVDIKSNHISQEEVIHKEYCVNQKDLNGHEKMIESVTDNQKSTEEVDMKNVNMDNDLKVLASPAECTRNLNGAYMKEGSNGEVDISSGFKNLNLNAALQPDEINLEILNDDHTPGTKVYEVVNEDPETAFCTLANREAFSTDECSIQHCLYQFTRNEKLRDANKLLCEVCTRRQYSGPKANIKGEKKHVYTNAKKQMLISLAPPVLTLHLKRFQQNVAEENKRVLYSLYGVVEHSGTMRSGHYTAYAKARSANSHLSNLVLHGDILQDFEMDSTKGQWFHISDTHVQAVPTTKVLNSQAYLLFYERIL, encoded by the exons GGCTGCGGCAGAAATTCTCAGGAGCAGCATGCCTTGAAGCACTATATGACTCCGAGATCTGAACCTCATTGTCTGGTTCTTAGTTTGGACAACTGGAGTGTATG GTGTTACCTATGTGATGATGAGGTCCAGTATTGTAATTCAAACCGATTGGGTCAGGTGGTTGATTATGTTAGAAAACAAGCCGGTATTACAGCTCCAAAATCAG cagcaaaaGATAGTGGTAATAttgaacttgaaaataaaaaactagaaaaggagagtaaaaatgaacaagagagagaaaaaaaggaaaacgtgGCTAAAGAAAATCCTTCCATGAATTCTACTTCCCAAATAACTGTGAAAGGACTCAGTAATTTGGGAAATACATGTTTCTTCAATGCAGTTATGCAG AATTTGTCACAAACACCCGTGCTTAGAGAACtactaaaagaagtaaaaatgtctgGAACAATTGTAAAAATTGAACCACCTGATTTGGCATTAACA GAACCCTTAGAAATAAACCTTGAGCCTCCAGGCCCTCTTACTTTAGCCATGAGCCAGTTTCTTAATGAGATGCAAGAGACCAAAAAGGGAATCGTGACACCTAGAGAACTCTTTTCTCAGGTCTGTAAAAA aGCAGTGCGATTTAAAGGCTATCAGCAGCAAGACAGCCAGGAGCTGCTTCGCTATTTATTGGATGGAATGAGAGCAGAAGAACATCAA agAGTGAGTAAAGGAATTCTTAAAGCATTTGGTAATTCTACTGAAAAATTGGATGAAgagctaaaaaataaagttaaag attatgaaaagaaaaaatcagtacCAAGTTTCGTGGACCGAGTATTTGGTGGTGAACTAACTAGTACAATCATGTGTGATGAATGCAGAACT GTCTCCTTGGTTCATGAATCGTTCCTTGATTTGTCTCTACCGGTTTTAGACGATCAG AGTGGTAAGAAAAgtataaatgataaaaatctgaaaaagaccATGGATGATGAAGATaaagaaagtgaggaagaaaaagataatgaCAGTTACATAAAGGAGAGAAATGATATTCTTTCAGGAACAAGTAAGCACTtacagaaaaaagcaaagaagcaagCCAAAAAGCAAGCCAAG AACCAACGAAGGCAACAAAAAATTCAAGGAAAGGTTCTTCATTTAAATGATGTCTATGCCATTGACCATCCTGAAGGTAATGAATGTGAAGTTGAAATGTCACTTCAGCGAGAAGTGGATATTAAATCCAACCATATTTCACAAGAGGAAGTTATACATAAAGAATATTGTGTTAATCAGAAAGATTTGAATGGCCATGAAAAAATGATAGAAAGTGTAACTGACAATCAAAAATCCACAGAGGAAGTAGATATGAAAAATGTCAACATGGATAATGATCTGAAGGTTTTGGCATCTCCTGCTGAATGTACTAGGAATTTAAATGGTGCCTACATGAAGGAAGGGAGCAATGGAGAAGTGGACATTTCCAGTGGATTTAAGAACCTTAACTTGAATGCTGCTCTTCAACCTGACGAAATAAATTTAGAGATTCTGAATGACGATCATACTCCCGGGACGAAAGTATATGAGGTTGTAAACGAAGATCCAGAAACTGCTTTCTGTACTCTTGCAAACAGGGAAGCTTTCAGTACTGATGAATGTTCAATCCAACATTGTTTATATCAGTTCACCCGAAATGAGAAACTTCGAGATGCTAATAAACTGCTTTGTGAAGTGTGCACACGGAGACAATATAGTGGACCAAAGGCAAATATAAAAG GTGAGAAGAAACACGTTTACACCAATGCTAAGAAGCAGATGCTAATTTCCCTTGCTCCTCCTGTTCTCACTCTTCACTTAAAGAGATTTCAGCAG aatgttgctgaagaaaataaaagggtaCTATATTCCTTATATGGAGTCGTTGAACACAGTGGTACCATGAGGTCGGGGCATTACACTGCCTATGCCAAGGCAAGATCTGCAAACAGTCATCTCTCTAATCTTGTTCTCCACGGTGATATTCTACAGG ATTTTGAAATGGACTCAACCAAAGGACAGTGGTTTCACATCAGCGACACACATGTGCAAGCTGTGCCTACAACTAAAGTACTAAATTCACAGGCTTACCTCCTATTTTATGAGAGAATACTGTAA
- the USP16 gene encoding ubiquitin carboxyl-terminal hydrolase 16 isoform X4: protein MCRHIRKGLEQGNLKKALVNVEWNICQDCKTDNKVKDKSEEETEENSSVWLCLKCGHQGCGRNSQEQHALKHYMTPRSEPHCLVLSLDNWSVWCYLCDDEVQYCNSNRLGQVVDYVRKQAGITAPKSAAKDSGNIELENKKLEKESKNEQEREKKENVAKENPSMNSTSQITVKGLSNLGNTCFFNAVMQNLSQTPVLRELLKEVKMSGTIVKIEPPDLALTEPLEINLEPPGPLTLAMSQFLNEMQETKKGIVTPRELFSQVCKKAVRFKGYQQQDSQELLRYLLDGMRAEEHQRVSKGILKAFGNSTEKLDEELKNKVKDYEKKKSVPSFVDRVFGGELTSTIMCDECRTVSLVHESFLDLSLPVLDDQSGKKSINDKNLKKTMDDEDKESEEEKDNDSYIKERNDILSGTSKHLQKKAKKQAKKQAKNQRRQQKIQGKVLHLNDVYAIDHPEGNECEVEMSLQREVDIKSNHISQEEVIHKEYCVNQKDLNGHEKMIESVTDNQKSTEEVDMKNVNMDNDLKVLASPAECTRNLNGAYMKEGSNGEVDISSGFKNLNLNAALQPDEINLEILNDDHTPGTKVYEVVNEDPETAFCTLANREAFSTDECSIQHCLYQFTRNEKLRDANKLLCEVCTRRQYSGPKANIKGEKKHVYTNAKKQMLISLAPPVLTLHLKRFQQAGFNLRKVNRHIKFPEILDLAPFCTLKCKNVAEENKRVLYSLYGVVEHSGTMRSGHYTAYAKARSANSHLSNLVLHGDILQDFEMDSTKGQWFHISDTHVQAVPTTKVLNSQAYLLFYERIL from the exons GGCTGCGGCAGAAATTCTCAGGAGCAGCATGCCTTGAAGCACTATATGACTCCGAGATCTGAACCTCATTGTCTGGTTCTTAGTTTGGACAACTGGAGTGTATG GTGTTACCTATGTGATGATGAGGTCCAGTATTGTAATTCAAACCGATTGGGTCAGGTGGTTGATTATGTTAGAAAACAAGCCGGTATTACAGCTCCAAAATCAG cagcaaaaGATAGTGGTAATAttgaacttgaaaataaaaaactagaaaaggagagtaaaaatgaacaagagagagaaaaaaaggaaaacgtgGCTAAAGAAAATCCTTCCATGAATTCTACTTCCCAAATAACTGTGAAAGGACTCAGTAATTTGGGAAATACATGTTTCTTCAATGCAGTTATGCAG AATTTGTCACAAACACCCGTGCTTAGAGAACtactaaaagaagtaaaaatgtctgGAACAATTGTAAAAATTGAACCACCTGATTTGGCATTAACA GAACCCTTAGAAATAAACCTTGAGCCTCCAGGCCCTCTTACTTTAGCCATGAGCCAGTTTCTTAATGAGATGCAAGAGACCAAAAAGGGAATCGTGACACCTAGAGAACTCTTTTCTCAGGTCTGTAAAAA aGCAGTGCGATTTAAAGGCTATCAGCAGCAAGACAGCCAGGAGCTGCTTCGCTATTTATTGGATGGAATGAGAGCAGAAGAACATCAA agAGTGAGTAAAGGAATTCTTAAAGCATTTGGTAATTCTACTGAAAAATTGGATGAAgagctaaaaaataaagttaaag attatgaaaagaaaaaatcagtacCAAGTTTCGTGGACCGAGTATTTGGTGGTGAACTAACTAGTACAATCATGTGTGATGAATGCAGAACT GTCTCCTTGGTTCATGAATCGTTCCTTGATTTGTCTCTACCGGTTTTAGACGATCAG AGTGGTAAGAAAAgtataaatgataaaaatctgaaaaagaccATGGATGATGAAGATaaagaaagtgaggaagaaaaagataatgaCAGTTACATAAAGGAGAGAAATGATATTCTTTCAGGAACAAGTAAGCACTtacagaaaaaagcaaagaagcaagCCAAAAAGCAAGCCAAG AACCAACGAAGGCAACAAAAAATTCAAGGAAAGGTTCTTCATTTAAATGATGTCTATGCCATTGACCATCCTGAAGGTAATGAATGTGAAGTTGAAATGTCACTTCAGCGAGAAGTGGATATTAAATCCAACCATATTTCACAAGAGGAAGTTATACATAAAGAATATTGTGTTAATCAGAAAGATTTGAATGGCCATGAAAAAATGATAGAAAGTGTAACTGACAATCAAAAATCCACAGAGGAAGTAGATATGAAAAATGTCAACATGGATAATGATCTGAAGGTTTTGGCATCTCCTGCTGAATGTACTAGGAATTTAAATGGTGCCTACATGAAGGAAGGGAGCAATGGAGAAGTGGACATTTCCAGTGGATTTAAGAACCTTAACTTGAATGCTGCTCTTCAACCTGACGAAATAAATTTAGAGATTCTGAATGACGATCATACTCCCGGGACGAAAGTATATGAGGTTGTAAACGAAGATCCAGAAACTGCTTTCTGTACTCTTGCAAACAGGGAAGCTTTCAGTACTGATGAATGTTCAATCCAACATTGTTTATATCAGTTCACCCGAAATGAGAAACTTCGAGATGCTAATAAACTGCTTTGTGAAGTGTGCACACGGAGACAATATAGTGGACCAAAGGCAAATATAAAAG GTGAGAAGAAACACGTTTACACCAATGCTAAGAAGCAGATGCTAATTTCCCTTGCTCCTCCTGTTCTCACTCTTCACTTAAAGAGATTTCAGCAG GCTGGTTTTAACCTACGCAAAGTTAACAGACatataaaatttccagaaatCTTAGATTTGGCTCCTTTTTGTACCCTTAAATGTAAG aatgttgctgaagaaaataaaagggtaCTATATTCCTTATATGGAGTCGTTGAACACAGTGGTACCATGAGGTCGGGGCATTACACTGCCTATGCCAAGGCAAGATCTGCAAACAGTCATCTCTCTAATCTTGTTCTCCACGGTGATATTCTACAGG ATTTTGAAATGGACTCAACCAAAGGACAGTGGTTTCACATCAGCGACACACATGTGCAAGCTGTGCCTACAACTAAAGTACTAAATTCACAGGCTTACCTCCTATTTTATGAGAGAATACTGTAA
- the USP16 gene encoding ubiquitin carboxyl-terminal hydrolase 16 isoform X3, whose amino-acid sequence MGAVAVEPMCRHIRKGLEQGNLKKALVNVEWNICQDCKTDNKVKDKSEEETEENSSVWLCLKCGHQGCGRNSQEQHALKHYMTPRSEPHCLVLSLDNWSVWCYLCDDEVQYCNSNRLGQVVDYVRKQAGITAPKSAAKDSGNIELENKKLEKESKNEQEREKKENVAKENPSMNSTSQITVKGLSNLGNTCFFNAVMQNLSQTPVLRELLKEVKMSGTIVKIEPPDLALTEPLEINLEPPGPLTLAMSQFLNEMQETKKGIVTPRELFSQVCKKAVRFKGYQQQDSQELLRYLLDGMRAEEHQRVSKGILKAFGNSTEKLDEELKNKVKDYEKKKSVPSFVDRVFGGELTSTIMCDECRTVSLVHESFLDLSLPVLDDQSGKKSINDKNLKKTMDDEDKESEEEKDNDSYIKERNDILSGTSKHLQKKAKKQAKKQAKNQRRQQKIQGKVLHLNDVYAIDHPEGNECEVEMSLQREVDIKSNHISQEEVIHKEYCVNQKDLNGHEKMIESVTDNQKSTEEVDMKNVNMDNDLKVLASPAECTRNLNGAYMKEGSNGEVDISSGFKNLNLNAALQPDEINLEILNDDHTPGTKVYEVVNEDPETAFCTLANREAFSTDECSIQHCLYQFTRNEKLRDANKLLCEVCTRRQYSGPKANIKGEKKHVYTNAKKQMLISLAPPVLTLHLKRFQQAGFNLRKVNRHIKFPEILDLAPFCTLKCKNVAEENKRVLYSLYGVVEHSGTMRSGHYTAYAKARSANSHLSNLVLHGDILQDFEMDSTKGQWFHISDTHVQAVPTTKVLNSQAYLLFYERIL is encoded by the exons GGCTGCGGCAGAAATTCTCAGGAGCAGCATGCCTTGAAGCACTATATGACTCCGAGATCTGAACCTCATTGTCTGGTTCTTAGTTTGGACAACTGGAGTGTATG GTGTTACCTATGTGATGATGAGGTCCAGTATTGTAATTCAAACCGATTGGGTCAGGTGGTTGATTATGTTAGAAAACAAGCCGGTATTACAGCTCCAAAATCAG cagcaaaaGATAGTGGTAATAttgaacttgaaaataaaaaactagaaaaggagagtaaaaatgaacaagagagagaaaaaaaggaaaacgtgGCTAAAGAAAATCCTTCCATGAATTCTACTTCCCAAATAACTGTGAAAGGACTCAGTAATTTGGGAAATACATGTTTCTTCAATGCAGTTATGCAG AATTTGTCACAAACACCCGTGCTTAGAGAACtactaaaagaagtaaaaatgtctgGAACAATTGTAAAAATTGAACCACCTGATTTGGCATTAACA GAACCCTTAGAAATAAACCTTGAGCCTCCAGGCCCTCTTACTTTAGCCATGAGCCAGTTTCTTAATGAGATGCAAGAGACCAAAAAGGGAATCGTGACACCTAGAGAACTCTTTTCTCAGGTCTGTAAAAA aGCAGTGCGATTTAAAGGCTATCAGCAGCAAGACAGCCAGGAGCTGCTTCGCTATTTATTGGATGGAATGAGAGCAGAAGAACATCAA agAGTGAGTAAAGGAATTCTTAAAGCATTTGGTAATTCTACTGAAAAATTGGATGAAgagctaaaaaataaagttaaag attatgaaaagaaaaaatcagtacCAAGTTTCGTGGACCGAGTATTTGGTGGTGAACTAACTAGTACAATCATGTGTGATGAATGCAGAACT GTCTCCTTGGTTCATGAATCGTTCCTTGATTTGTCTCTACCGGTTTTAGACGATCAG AGTGGTAAGAAAAgtataaatgataaaaatctgaaaaagaccATGGATGATGAAGATaaagaaagtgaggaagaaaaagataatgaCAGTTACATAAAGGAGAGAAATGATATTCTTTCAGGAACAAGTAAGCACTtacagaaaaaagcaaagaagcaagCCAAAAAGCAAGCCAAG AACCAACGAAGGCAACAAAAAATTCAAGGAAAGGTTCTTCATTTAAATGATGTCTATGCCATTGACCATCCTGAAGGTAATGAATGTGAAGTTGAAATGTCACTTCAGCGAGAAGTGGATATTAAATCCAACCATATTTCACAAGAGGAAGTTATACATAAAGAATATTGTGTTAATCAGAAAGATTTGAATGGCCATGAAAAAATGATAGAAAGTGTAACTGACAATCAAAAATCCACAGAGGAAGTAGATATGAAAAATGTCAACATGGATAATGATCTGAAGGTTTTGGCATCTCCTGCTGAATGTACTAGGAATTTAAATGGTGCCTACATGAAGGAAGGGAGCAATGGAGAAGTGGACATTTCCAGTGGATTTAAGAACCTTAACTTGAATGCTGCTCTTCAACCTGACGAAATAAATTTAGAGATTCTGAATGACGATCATACTCCCGGGACGAAAGTATATGAGGTTGTAAACGAAGATCCAGAAACTGCTTTCTGTACTCTTGCAAACAGGGAAGCTTTCAGTACTGATGAATGTTCAATCCAACATTGTTTATATCAGTTCACCCGAAATGAGAAACTTCGAGATGCTAATAAACTGCTTTGTGAAGTGTGCACACGGAGACAATATAGTGGACCAAAGGCAAATATAAAAG GTGAGAAGAAACACGTTTACACCAATGCTAAGAAGCAGATGCTAATTTCCCTTGCTCCTCCTGTTCTCACTCTTCACTTAAAGAGATTTCAGCAG GCTGGTTTTAACCTACGCAAAGTTAACAGACatataaaatttccagaaatCTTAGATTTGGCTCCTTTTTGTACCCTTAAATGTAAG aatgttgctgaagaaaataaaagggtaCTATATTCCTTATATGGAGTCGTTGAACACAGTGGTACCATGAGGTCGGGGCATTACACTGCCTATGCCAAGGCAAGATCTGCAAACAGTCATCTCTCTAATCTTGTTCTCCACGGTGATATTCTACAGG ATTTTGAAATGGACTCAACCAAAGGACAGTGGTTTCACATCAGCGACACACATGTGCAAGCTGTGCCTACAACTAAAGTACTAAATTCACAGGCTTACCTCCTATTTTATGAGAGAATACTGTAA